The following DNA comes from Oscillospiraceae bacterium.
TGGCGGTTGCATTTTTGAGGAGTTTTACTTCAACCTTAACAGCGCACTTCTTTCGCGCGAAAACGCTGCAGTGAAAACTTATCATGTGGGGGATGCCGTGCCAGTGGAAGGCAGCAGCTTCCACTACCCGGACTACTTCGACATTGTTTCGGCAGTGTCCGGTGCCGCAGTGCAGGTGCGTGATCGCCAGATTACAGCGATTGTACCTTTAGCTGAGTACCGGTATCAGGGCTTGCCTGTGCTGGACGAGCGTGGCTTTTCACTGCAGATTGCCGGGAAAGATGATTTGGAACATTTTCTGCGTGAATATCAAAATGTTACGCCGGAAACTTCCGCAGACTTTTATAATCACTGGTCCAATTTTGAGACATACCGAAAGATTGTATTTGCCGACAATTTTTGGATTATTTAATTTTATAACGTACAAAAGCTGCCCAAACAGGAAAACACTGTTTCGGCAGCTTTTTGATGTATAGACAACGGATCCTTTTAGCAGTTGTCCATATTGTGCAGAAAATTGGCCATTTCCACGGCATCCTCGGCACAGGCGAAATCCTTATTTCCTGTTTTGGTACCGGCACAGAATGCAAAAAGCCCTGAAAAGACAGAAATATCTTTTCAGGGCAAAACAATGCGCGAAAAACACCAAATGATTTGCAACGCAAATATCTTCTTTCATCCAGACTGTAACTGTCGGCTTCGGAATTACACCGAATCATGCCTTGCCGCTCGTGGGCTGTACCACCGGTAGGGAATTGCACCCCGTCCCGAAGATGTTATTTATTTTTTATCATATTATGCTGCTACGTTTTTATCAAGCGAGAAGCCCGGAGGAAAAATATTGTAAGTGTTCCGATTTATACAATTTTTACATTCAAAATTTCTCTATAATAATAATAACATTTAAAAATGAAACGCGACAAAGACGTCAGTTGGGAGATGTTCCCACTGTGTCTCTGCCGCGTTTTTGGGTTTTGGTGTAATCTGCGACATAAGTAAATGAAGGTAAGCAACATGCGTGATGCAAATATTGATTTTTTGTACCTGAGTGAGCAGGATATGATTAAAGCGGGCGGTACAGATATGAGCGGCTGTATTGACACCATGGAGGAACTTTTCAAACTGATGAGTGTCGGAAATTATCGCATGGACGGTGATAACGGCAACTCCCACGGTATTATGATGACTTTTCCAGACAGCTCTCCTTTTCTGACTATGTCGTTGAATAACCTTGACAATCGTTTTATGGCGATGCCGGCCTATGTGGGCGGCTCCATGGACATGGCAGGTGTAAAGTGGTACGGCTCTAACGCAAAGAACAAGGAGAAAGGCCTGCTACGTTCCATCCTGATGCTGACCTTGAATGACAAGGATACCGGGGCACCGGTTGCTTGTATGTCTGTTAATGTTGAAAGCACTTACCGTACCGGCGTGGCGCCGGGTGTAGGGGTACGGCACTTGGCCCGCAAGGGCGCCACAACTGTCGGCATTATTGGTGTTAAGTATCAGGATTTGATTGCGGAAGGTAAGCTGCCAAAAGAAGCGGTTGCAGATATGGCTGAAATCCTAACTGGCAACGTACGGGTCGCCGGAGCAACGATGATATTTTTATCTACTCTGTTGGAGGTATGCCGGTTGAAGACGTTGACTGGGGTACCAAAGTCTACCGCAATGCTCTCAAGTTTGGAATTGGCACTAAGCTGCACCTGTGGGACAGCCCGGAACTGGCGTAACATAGTTTTATGCAGCAGGTCCTGCCTTAAAACAAGAAACTAAAGGACTTTCATGTGTAAAAACATTACAAAATAAAGTATTTGATGAAGATAGTTAATCATCAACAAAACCTTTTCTATAATATGCTTAACAAAAGCAATGTGGTTCAGTTTTAGGAATTGCTTTTGTTGGTTTCAGGACAAAGGCGTTCTGATCTGCCACAGGGGCAGGCCGGAACGCCTTTATGTTTTAAAGGACAGCAGAGTGGCTCTGCAATTTCCCAAAATATTGGTAGTGCTGAAAAGCACTACTGTTTCGGAAGAAGGTGCATGGTGTGAAGTTTTCTCCTTCAGCGCTACAATTCGATACCGCAGAAGAGACTGGCCGCCGCTTTTTTGCAGTGGATTCCCATACAATGGGGGAGCCCACACGCATTATTCTGAGTGGCTTTCCGACCATTTACGGGAATACCATGATGGAAAAAAAGCAATATCTTTCTCGAAATTTAGATCATCTGCGGCGTGCTTTGATTCTGGAACCGCGTGGTCACGCAGATATGTTCGGTGCAGTAGTGACAGAACCAACAAAACCGGATAAAGCCGACTTGGGTGTTATTTTTATGGACAGCGGCGGATATCTGAATATGTGCGGTCACGGTTCCATAGGTCTGGCCAGTGTAGCAGTGGACCAAAAACTGGTGCCTGTACAGGAGCCTTACACTCGTGTGGTACTGGAAGCACCGGCAGGCATAATTGAAACGCAGGTTAAAGTTGTGCATGGAAAAGCAGTAGAGGTAACCATTACAAATGTGCCCTGCTTCCTGTACCGTCAGCATGTGGAACTTACGCTGGAGCGCTTTGGCCGTGTAACAATGGATATTTCCTTTGGCGGCAGCTTCTTTGCTTTGGTTAATGCCGATAACTTGGGCATTGCTCTTACCCCGGACAATGTTCCTGTACTGGTGCGTACCGGTATGGAAATCCTGAAAAAAATCAATCGTCAGGAGAATGTGCAGCATCCATATCTGGACATTCATTCGGTAGACTTGGTTGAGTTTTACGGGCAGGCAGACAAACCGCAGGCTTCCTTAAAAAATGTTGTAGTGTTTGGCGATGCACAGGTGGACCGTTCCCCTTGCGGTACGGGTTCCAGCGCTAAAGTGGCCACCCTGTACCGAAAAGGCAAGCTGCGGCTGGGTGAAGATTTTGTGTATGAAAGCATTACCGGCTCGCTGTTTCATGCGCGAGTATGCCGCGAAACCACAGCGGGTGACTTTCCTGCTGTGGTGCCGCAGGTAACAGGCAGTGCTTATGTAACAGGGATTCACGAAATCATTTTAGACCCAGACGATCCGCTGAAATATGGTTTTCGACTAAAGGTTTGACAGAACAGGAGAATACGAATGCAGCAAATTTATCATTTTCCGCTACGTCAGCAGATTGGCGTACCGTCGCAGCCGCTGGTGCAGCCAGGGCAGCGGGTAGCACGGGGACAGCTGTTGGCAGAAATTCCGGCAGGAAAGCTGAGTGCGAATTTGCACACGTCGGTTTCCGGTGTGGTGGAACAGGTGACTGACGAAGAAGTTACAGTTTGTGCCGATACCGAGCAGCCAGACAGTTTTGTGCCTGTTTCGGGAAGCAGCGTGACAGAATTGGTTCGCGCTGCAGGTGTTGTTGGCATGGGTGGGGCGGGCTTTCCCACACATGTAAAACTGGCTACACCACTTGGTGCGGAGGGTACCGTCATTGCAAACTGTGCAGAGTGTGAACCGGTGCTGGGGCACAACATCAGTCGGCTGGAAAAAAAGCCGACGCAGCTGGTACAGGGACTGCGTTTGGCCATGCAGGCAACCGGCGCAGGTCATGGAATCATTGCTGTCAAAGAAAAACATGTAGAAGCAATTCGCTCTATAAAAAATGTTCTGGACCCGTCCTGCATGACGCTGCAGCTGTTGCCGGATTTGTATCCGATGGGCGAAGAACGGGCGATTGTGCGGGAATGCCTGCATGTTTTGCTGCAGCCTGACCAACTGCCCAGTGCGGCTGGAGCTGTCATCTGCAATGCGGAAACACTTTGCCGGGTTACGGAAGCAGTAGAGCAAAAGAAGCCCTCTATTTCAAAGGACGTGACAGTTGCAGGCAGACTGCACGGACAGCCGCTGCAGTGCTTTTTGGATGTGCCCACTGGAACCAGTATAGAAGCGCTGTTGAATCGAACCGGCGGTGCCCTAAAGGACACCGGCGAGTTGCTGGCGGGTGGACCATTCACCGGGTACCGGGTGGAGGCAGACAGCCCGGTTACAAAAACAATCGGTGGCGTACTGGCAACTATGCCGTTTTTGCGGGAACGGCGGCCAATGGGTTTGCTGGTGTGCGCCTGTAGTGCTGGTGAGCAGCGGCTGCGTCAGCTTGCAGCCAGTATGGAGGCACCGGTGGCTGCGGTGAAATTTTGTAAGCAAGCCGTGAAAATGCCGAATGGTGCGCTGAAATGTAAAGACCCTGGGCATTGCCCCGGTCAGGCACAGCGAATTTTGCAGCTGAAAAAAGCCGGGGCGCAGGTGCTGCTGGTCAGTAACTGTACAGACTGTACAAACACAGTTATGACCGTAGCACCAAAACTTGGACTGCCGGTTTACCATTTGACTGACGGTACGCTGCGGGCGGTGGGGCTGCCACTCATTCG
Coding sequences within:
- a CDS encoding proline racemase family protein, which codes for MGEPTRIILSGFPTIYGNTMMEKKQYLSRNLDHLRRALILEPRGHADMFGAVVTEPTKPDKADLGVIFMDSGGYLNMCGHGSIGLASVAVDQKLVPVQEPYTRVVLEAPAGIIETQVKVVHGKAVEVTITNVPCFLYRQHVELTLERFGRVTMDISFGGSFFALVNADNLGIALTPDNVPVLVRTGMEILKKINRQENVQHPYLDIHSVDLVEFYGQADKPQASLKNVVVFGDAQVDRSPCGTGSSAKVATLYRKGKLRLGEDFVYESITGSLFHARVCRETTAGDFPAVVPQVTGSAYVTGIHEIILDPDDPLKYGFRLKV
- the prdC gene encoding proline reductase-associated electron transfer protein PrdC, translating into MQQIYHFPLRQQIGVPSQPLVQPGQRVARGQLLAEIPAGKLSANLHTSVSGVVEQVTDEEVTVCADTEQPDSFVPVSGSSVTELVRAAGVVGMGGAGFPTHVKLATPLGAEGTVIANCAECEPVLGHNISRLEKKPTQLVQGLRLAMQATGAGHGIIAVKEKHVEAIRSIKNVLDPSCMTLQLLPDLYPMGEERAIVRECLHVLLQPDQLPSAAGAVICNAETLCRVTEAVEQKKPSISKDVTVAGRLHGQPLQCFLDVPTGTSIEALLNRTGGALKDTGELLAGGPFTGYRVEADSPVTKTIGGVLATMPFLRERRPMGLLVCACSAGEQRLRQLAASMEAPVAAVKFCKQAVKMPNGALKCKDPGHCPGQAQRILQLKKAGAQVLLVSNCTDCTNTVMTVAPKLGLPVYHLTDGTLRAVGLPLIRRMKLHE